Proteins encoded within one genomic window of Brevinematales bacterium:
- the glpK gene encoding glycerol kinase GlpK — MSGYIGSIDQGTTSTRFILFDRSGQPAASHQIEHRQIFPKPGWVEHDPVEVWENTQRVIAETLIRSGIPRVKIDAIGVTNQRETVVVWDRRTGKPYYNAVVWQDTRTDTLIRELSREGGVDRFRDKTGLPLATYFSGPKIRWILDNVPEARKAAVEGNALCGTMDCWIIWNLTGGINGGAHVTDVTNASRTMLMNLAALDWDDELLAAMRVPRSMLPAVRPSIDSAFYGKTSGDCPAGGGIPVSGALGDQQAALVGQGCFDPGDAKNTYGTGCFLLMNTGSAPVRSSCGLITTAAYRWDDRPAVYALEGSIAITGALVQWIRDNIGLIRTSPEIEELAATVEDNGGVYFVPAFSGLYAPYWRSDARGIIAGLTRFVNKGHIARAVLEATAFQTRDIFDAMRKDCGRDIGALKVDGGMVKNEPLMQFQSDILGVPIIRAKVTETTALGAAYAAGIAVGFWKDFSDVRANWMKDKEWIPSMDSSKREEYYKYWNKAVNRTMEWLE, encoded by the coding sequence TCGGCTCTATCGATCAGGGGACGACCAGTACACGGTTCATCCTCTTCGACCGTTCGGGGCAGCCCGCCGCGTCGCACCAGATCGAGCACCGCCAGATATTCCCCAAACCCGGCTGGGTCGAGCACGACCCGGTGGAGGTGTGGGAGAATACCCAGCGCGTGATAGCCGAGACCCTGATTCGCTCCGGCATCCCCCGAGTGAAAATCGACGCGATAGGGGTGACGAACCAGCGCGAGACCGTGGTCGTATGGGACAGGCGCACCGGTAAGCCCTACTATAACGCGGTGGTCTGGCAGGACACCCGCACCGATACGCTTATACGGGAGCTTTCCCGCGAGGGCGGAGTCGACCGTTTTCGGGACAAAACGGGGCTGCCGCTCGCGACCTACTTCTCCGGCCCGAAAATTCGATGGATACTCGATAATGTCCCCGAGGCGCGGAAAGCCGCTGTCGAGGGAAACGCGCTCTGCGGTACGATGGACTGCTGGATTATTTGGAATCTCACCGGCGGAATAAACGGCGGCGCGCATGTCACCGATGTGACCAACGCGAGCCGCACGATGCTGATGAATCTCGCGGCGCTGGATTGGGACGACGAGCTTCTCGCCGCGATGCGGGTGCCCCGTTCGATGCTTCCCGCGGTCAGGCCGTCGATCGACAGCGCGTTCTACGGCAAGACGTCCGGGGATTGTCCCGCCGGCGGGGGAATCCCGGTGTCCGGCGCGCTCGGCGACCAGCAGGCCGCCTTGGTCGGGCAGGGTTGTTTCGATCCGGGCGACGCGAAAAATACCTACGGTACGGGATGTTTCCTGCTGATGAATACCGGGAGCGCCCCGGTGCGTTCATCGTGCGGCCTGATTACCACCGCGGCGTACCGTTGGGACGACCGCCCGGCGGTTTACGCGCTCGAGGGCTCTATCGCGATTACCGGCGCGCTCGTGCAATGGATTCGCGATAATATCGGCCTCATCAGGACTTCCCCGGAAATCGAGGAACTCGCGGCGACTGTGGAGGATAACGGCGGGGTATATTTCGTGCCCGCGTTCTCCGGGCTGTACGCGCCGTATTGGCGGAGTGATGCGCGGGGGATTATCGCCGGGCTGACGCGGTTTGTCAATAAGGGGCATATCGCGCGCGCCGTCCTTGAAGCCACCGCGTTCCAGACGCGGGATATTTTCGACGCGATGCGGAAGGATTGCGGGCGGGATATCGGCGCGTTGAAGGTCGACGGCGGTATGGTGAAGAACGAACCCCTGATGCAGTTTCAGTCGGACATTTTGGGCGTCCCGATTATCCGCGCGAAAGTCACCGAAACCACCGCGCTCGGCGCGGCGTATGCGGCGGGTATCGCGGTCGGCTTCTGGAAGGATTTTTCCGATGTGCGCGCGAACTGGATGAAGGATAAGGAGTGGATTCCCTCGATGGATTCCTCCAAACGGGAAGAGTACTATAAATATTGGAATAAAGCTGTAAATAGAACGATGGAATGGCTGGAGTAG
- a CDS encoding PTS sugar transporter subunit IIA, with translation MVTISEIIQKECVLFIDGGNREEVIKTLVQSAYKCGKIPSEEAFEKAVLERERVLGTGIGVGVAVPHAKLEGVKDFFIMVGILRKDTDWDSIDRVPVRIVFLIGCPLERQREYLEILATVTLLVKSKSRRVRLLESSAGESVIECFKGL, from the coding sequence ATGGTGACAATATCTGAAATTATTCAAAAGGAATGCGTATTATTTATAGACGGCGGAAACCGCGAGGAAGTAATAAAGACGCTGGTGCAAAGTGCTTATAAATGCGGGAAGATTCCCTCGGAGGAGGCGTTCGAGAAGGCCGTGCTCGAAAGAGAGCGCGTCCTGGGTACGGGTATCGGGGTGGGCGTGGCTGTTCCGCACGCCAAGCTGGAAGGGGTGAAGGATTTCTTCATCATGGTTGGAATATTAAGGAAGGATACCGATTGGGACTCGATCGACCGGGTTCCTGTGCGGATCGTATTCCTGATCGGATGCCCGTTGGAACGCCAGCGCGAGTATCTCGAGATTCTGGCGACTGTCACCCTCCTGGTGAAGAGCAAGAGCCGCAGGGTACGCCTGCTGGAGTCGTCCGCCGGGGAATCGGTGATAGAATGCTTTAAAGGTTTATAG
- a CDS encoding sodium:proton exchanger: MIEYFFLISGAVLLCAFLVKLIFNRLRIPEVTGYVIIGILLGISMVRLLDERVLDSMEWISSIGLCLIAFLIGIELKWDNLKKLGKSIVFIVLFETMGAFIVVFFGMLLLSGGDVAFSLLLGAVASATAPAATVAVIRQFQAKGFLTSTILAVVGLDDAAALIVYVFAASFAKGIISGAGLNWGTIILSSFLSVGLSIVIGGGFGALYAFIMKHVRNNEAIVIAVSAFLLIQLGVCKVLGISELLTVMVFGAVTVNLSPALVLRTDEMVRNYTPIFLSSFFIIGGAHLDLSLITKVGLAGIGYFLFRTAGKIGGGTLGAVVGRAPANVKRYVGFALIPQVGVALALALAIRSDFGAPGMGEAGKILAVSVINILLLTTIITEIVGPLMTRAVLKKAGEIQTNI, from the coding sequence GTGATAGAATATTTCTTCTTAATCTCCGGCGCGGTTCTGTTATGCGCCTTTTTGGTTAAACTGATTTTTAACCGCTTGCGGATTCCCGAGGTGACGGGATATGTCATAATCGGTATCCTCCTCGGCATATCGATGGTCCGGCTTCTTGACGAACGAGTGCTGGATTCGATGGAGTGGATATCGTCTATCGGGCTATGCCTGATCGCGTTCCTGATCGGTATCGAACTGAAGTGGGATAATCTGAAGAAGCTGGGAAAGTCGATTGTGTTTATCGTGCTGTTCGAGACGATGGGCGCGTTTATCGTCGTGTTCTTCGGGATGCTCCTGTTATCGGGCGGCGACGTCGCGTTTTCGCTCCTGCTGGGCGCGGTAGCGTCGGCGACAGCTCCCGCGGCGACCGTAGCGGTTATCCGGCAGTTTCAGGCGAAGGGCTTCCTCACATCGACAATCCTCGCGGTCGTCGGCCTCGACGATGCCGCCGCGCTCATTGTCTATGTGTTCGCCGCCAGTTTCGCGAAGGGGATTATCAGCGGGGCGGGTTTGAACTGGGGGACGATCATCCTCTCGTCGTTCCTGTCGGTGGGGCTATCCATCGTGATCGGCGGGGGTTTCGGCGCGCTGTACGCGTTCATTATGAAGCATGTGCGGAATAACGAGGCGATTGTAATCGCGGTGTCGGCGTTCCTGCTGATACAGCTCGGCGTCTGCAAGGTGCTGGGGATTTCCGAGCTCCTGACCGTCATGGTGTTCGGCGCGGTCACGGTGAACCTTTCGCCCGCGCTCGTACTTCGTACCGACGAGATGGTGCGGAACTATACGCCGATATTCCTGTCGTCGTTTTTCATCATCGGCGGCGCGCACCTCGATTTGAGCCTGATTACGAAGGTGGGGCTTGCCGGTATCGGGTACTTTTTATTCCGTACCGCCGGTAAGATCGGCGGGGGCACTCTCGGCGCGGTGGTCGGAAGGGCTCCCGCGAACGTCAAACGCTATGTCGGGTTTGCGCTGATTCCGCAGGTCGGGGTGGCTCTCGCTCTCGCCCTCGCTATCCGTTCGGACTTCGGCGCGCCGGGTATGGGCGAGGCCGGAAAAATCCTCGCGGTATCGGTTATCAATATACTTCTTCTGACGACCATTATCACGGAAATCGTCGGACCGCTGATGACACGGGCTGTTTTGAAAAAAGCCGGTGAAATTCAGACGAATATTTAG